Proteins co-encoded in one Brassica rapa cultivar Chiifu-401-42 chromosome A02, CAAS_Brap_v3.01, whole genome shotgun sequence genomic window:
- the LOC103852593 gene encoding carbamoyl-phosphate synthase small chain, chloroplastic encodes MAATTTLGFVLPTGVSRRRGGFRVSLIRCSASPLTNSTASGLVEKPWDSYNARLVLEDGSIWPAKSFGAPGTRVAELVFNTSLTGYQEILTDPSYAGQFVLMTNPQIGNTGVNLDDEESEQCFLAGLVIRSLSISTSNWRCTKTLADYLTQRNLMGVYDLDTRAITRRLREEGSLNGVLSTEQTKTDEELLQMSRSWDIVGIDLISDVSCKFPYEWVDKTDPEWDFNSNSRDGETYRVVAYDFGIKHNILRRLSSYGCQITVVPSTFPASEAVKMNPDGILFSNGPGDPSAVPYAVETVKELLGKAPVYGICMGHQLLGQALGGTTFKMKFGHHGGNHPVRNNRTGQVEISAQNHNYAVDPASLPGGVEVTHVNLNDGSCAGLSYPAMNVMSLQYHPEASPGPHDSDNAFKEFIELMKRSKQSS; translated from the exons ATGGCGGCTACGACGACTCTGGGCTTTGTTCTACCGACTGGTGTATCTCGCCGTCGCGGTGGCTTCAGGGTTTCACTGATCCGATGCTCCGCTTCTCCTCTCACTAACTCCACCGCCTCTG GCCTTGTGGAGAAGCCTTGGGATTCGTATAACGCTAGGCTTGTGTTAGAAGACGGCTCTATCTGGCCGGCTAAGTCATTTGGTGCTCCTGGAACCCGTGTTGCTGAATTGGTCTTTAACACCTCCTTGACAGG GTATCAAGAGATTCTGACTGATCCTAGTTATGCCGGGCAGTTTGTGCTAATGACAAACCCACAGATTGGTAACACCGGTGTGAATCTAG ATGATGAAGAGTCTGAGCAATGCTTTCTTGCTGGTTTGGTCATAAGAAGTCTAAGCATCAGTACCTCAAACTGGAGATGTACTAAGACACTTGCTGACTATCTAACCCAAAGGAACCTCATGGGAGTTT ATGATCTTGACACTCGAGCGATAACACGTCGGTTAAGAGAAGAAGGTAGTCTTAACGGTGTGCTGAGCACAGAACAAACCAAAACAGACGAGGAGCTTCTGCAAATGTCTCGTTCGTGGGATATTGTAGGTATTGATCTGATAagtgatgtttcatgcaaatttccCTACGAGTGGGTCGACAAAACAGACCCTGAATGGGATTTCAACTCGAATTCACGCGACGGGGAAACCTACAGA GTTGTTGCTTATGACTTTGGCATCAAGCATAACATCCTGAGACGCCTATCCTCCTACGGATGTCAAATCACTGTTGTCCCATCGACATTTCCAGCTTCTGAGGCGGTTAAAATGAATCCAGACGGGATTCTGTTCAGCAACGGTCCTGGAGACCCTTCTGCTGTGCCGTACGCTGTTGAAACGGTTAAAGAGCTTCTTGGTAAAGCTCCTGTGTATGGAATCTGTATGGGGCATCAGTTGCTTGGCCAAGCTTTGGGTGGTACGACCTTCAAGATGAAGTTTGGTCATCATGGTGGAAACCACCCGGTTCGTAACAACCGAACTGGCCAGGTGGAGATCAGTGCTCAG AACCATAACTATGCGGTTGACCCTGCGTCACTACCTGGAGGCGTGGAAGTGACACATGTGAATCTCAATGATGGAAGCTGTGCGGGTCTATCTTACCCGGCGATGAATGTCATGTCTCTCCAGTACCATCCTGAAGCCTCCCCTGGACCTCACGACTCTGATAACG CATTTAAAGAGTTCATAGAGCTTATGAAGAGATCGAAACAGAGCTCCTGA